A stretch of Planococcus citri chromosome 5, ihPlaCitr1.1, whole genome shotgun sequence DNA encodes these proteins:
- the LOC135847281 gene encoding uncharacterized protein LOC135847281, whose product MDASRKRPPNRTNLDKSVFLANLPSLREMAFYRTALQLWYSYNTRRRKSAPLTEREEKIFDKLAEKLAISSHMMKILKKCLKKIREETNRCIRYFENGLFSIHLDEYKISQVDCNCFAWFPNGQIDYKNTAIKILSSSKLTEEQKFAIMCKYCLVNELDTFHLNRLPTNFIDKVRFDSDPLLFYWIRYLRRELDKIPSRFPNSLDVEMAFKCTTESSQAFEFFWDHLSTANQTQFIIERLKSSHCSPPDNCSRLFYKMSEEQLTHLLIFHADYITPTFLTSMNMPRCAIWAWMHSKNLICDEQFVHMICSILVNYDVTATRGKVYYEEEKMSAFMEIWDTSTDSHKNYATENEHLEHIVVNDILHSAHKVSPSGLTFVLEFLSMKNTHYRKKVILESDLRFALRNDFDAINNILELCLPNPMDKEEFRRTRKTSIMMPFFCEILYSQYDYDELKKRLTSCLKKLNIDLYYVNELIEWIIFIGFENRKMIKSTDIFDEKGWEKLSYFINDIFPKDLSLFLEMKNSYLSSLATDNRPNLNRKYTNLSQLCKMIELEFVYEHQKYLKRKCITFFQKTHPQQWVWYVSKQQKFTSIFSWCFENHKTGFPEFKYLLPVNEIFDEVFRQYYSITRLYSLITVLDEFLKCHFSGKTNELIAFKSHNMDNPDVGETLKYLAEHDEELYEEVLIWFNSPELTGHE is encoded by the coding sequence ATGGATGCAAGTCGAAAACGTCCGCCAAATAGAACGAACTTGGACAAATCTGTGTTTCTTGCCAATCTCCCGAGCCTGCGAGAGATGGCATTTTATCGAACAGCACTTCAGTTATGGTACAGTTACAACACACGTCGTCGTAAGAGTGCACCACTAACAGAacgtgaagaaaaaattttcgataaattggCCGAAAAATTGGCAATCAGTTCGCACAtgatgaaaatactgaaaaaatgtttgaaaaaaattcgcgaagaAACGAATCGCTGCATTCGGTATTTTGAGAATGGCTTATTTTCAATCCACTTGGACGAGTATAAAATCTCACAAGTTGACTGCAACTGCTTCGCATGGTTCCCGAATGGtcaaattgattacaaaaatacCGCCATAAAAATACTATCATCGTCAAAACTGACTGAAGAGCAAAAATTTGCCATCATGTGCAAATACTGCTTGGTAAATGAATTGGATACTTTTCATCTGAACCGGCTCCCAACAAATTTCATCGATAAAGTACGTTTTGACAGCGATCCCCTGCTGTTTTACTGGATTCGTTATCTGAGGAGAGAACTggacaaaattccatcaagatTTCCCAATTCATTGGACGTTGAAATGGCATTCAAATGCACTACGGAATCCAGTCAAGCCTTTGAATTCTTCTGGGATCATCTAAGTACCGCAAATCAAACACAGTTCATTATTGAAAGATTAAAATCATCTCATTGCTCGCCACCTGACAACTGCAGTAGATTGTTCTACAAGATGTCTGAAGAACAATTAactcatttattaatttttcacgctgattACATCACACCAACCTTCCTAACATCGATGAACATGCCTCGGTGTGCAATTTGGGCCTGGATGCATTCTAAAAATCTGATATGTGATGAACAATTCGTTCACATGATCTGTTCCATACTAGTCAACTACGATGTAACGGCTACTCGGGGCAAAGTCTattacgaagaagaaaaaatgagcGCATTTATGGAAATATGGGACACATCAACCGATAGCCATAAAAATTATGCTACAGAGAATGAGCATTTAGAACACATCGTCGTCAATGACATACTGCACAGCGCACACAAAGTATCGCCAAGCGGTTTAACATTcgtgttggaatttttatccATGAAAAATACACATTACAGGAAAAAAGTCATTCTTGAAAGTGATTTACGATTTGCACTTCGTAATGATTTTGACGCCATAAACAATATACTCGAACTATGTTTACCAAATCCAATGGACAAGGAGGAATTCAGAAGAACGAGAAAAACATCGATCATGATGCCTttcttttgtgaaattttatattCGCAATACGATTatgacgaattgaaaaaaagattgacGTCTtgcctgaaaaaattgaacatcgaTTTGTACTACGTGAACGAGTTAATCGAATGGATTATTTTTATcggttttgaaaatagaaagaTGATTAAAAGTACCgacattttcgatgaaaaaggTTGGGAAAAACTGAGCTACTTCATCAAcgacatttttccaaaagatctttcattatttttagaaatgaaaaactcgTATCTTTCTTCATTGGCTACCGATAATAGACCCAACCTAAACAGAAAGTACACAAATTTAAGCCAATTATGCAAAATGATCGAACTCGAGTTTGTATACGAacatcaaaaatacttgaagCGTAAATgtatcacatttttccaaaaaacacatcCTCAACAATGGGTTTGGTATGTTTCCAAGCAACAGAAATTTACCAGCATTTTTTCatggtgttttgaaaatcacaaaacgGGATTtcctgaattcaaatatttattacctgttaatgaaattttcgacgAAGTTTTTAGACAATATTATTCGATAACTCGATTGTATTCTCTCATCACTGTTTTGGATGAATTTCTGAAATGTCATTTCTCAGGCAAAACTAACGAATTGATAGCTTTTAAATCACACAACATGGATAATCCAGATGTAGGCGAAACATTAAAATATCTGGCCGAACACGACGAGGAACTTTATGAAGAGGTTTTGATCTGGTTCAACAGTCCCGAGCTTACTGGCCATGAATAA